In Leptospira limi, the genomic stretch TCGCTCGGCCTGCGGCAAATTCCCTTTCTGGCATTCGCCTTGCGTTCGCAAGCTACATGCCAGTCCCTAATGTCCCGTTCCGGGACTCAGGGTCAGGAAACTTCGGTAAGTCTAGTTCGTTAATTGCAATTAGTTGATCTACAGAAGAAAACGCGCAAATTTTTTTCATGAGGGTGTTGTCGATTCAAGCTTTGAAAGAGAACAATTTCAGCTGATTTCTCCACGAACGTCTTGTTTGGAATTTACGTTTCTAAGATTTAAGAGAAAAATTTGCGCTCGCTTTTGTTGAACTTTCGATAAAAATCTTTTATCATACTAACTAACTGCAATTAACATACGCTAACCACTGCGCTTCGGCATTTTCGGCCTCGCTTGGCCTACGGCACATTATCCTCCGGCACACTTCTTGCCTCTTCACGCAAGAAGATGCGCCGACGCTAACGCCCCTATGGGGCTCAGCTACGGACAACGTTGGTTAGCTTGTTCGTTAATTGCAATTAGTTGATCTACAGAAGAAAACGCGCAAATTTTTTAAGAAGGTCTTGTCGATTAACGCTTTGGAAGAGAACAATTAAAGATTTCCTCTCCATTAAAGTGCAGTTAAAGATTTTTGCTTTTTAAGATTTAAGAGAAATTTGCGCTGGATTGTAGGACCCTTTCGACTTTTATCTTATTCTATACTAACTAACTGCAATTAACAGCGCCTTAACGCTCACTCGGGCTCTTTTCCACTTCGCCTCAGATTTCTGAAAAAATCTGGATCTCGTGGGGCCCTCGCTCGGCCTAAAGGCACATTCCGTGTTACGCTAACGCCTCCTACAGAGGCTCAGCTACACGGAACGTCGTTAAGGCTGATTCGTTATACGACATTTTTTAAAAAATAAAATTTAGGATAAGAACATGGAATTAAAAATTGGAGATATTGTACAATTAAATTCAGGAGGTCCAAACATGACAGTGACTGGATTTTTAGATAAAAAAAGCGGTGGTTTGGTTAAGAAAGGAATTACTGCAGGAAAATTAAATAAATCCGAAACAAACACAAACGACTATGCAATTTGTCAATGGTTCGATAATGTTGGTTCTTTCAAAGAAGATATATTCCTTATATCTACTGTGGAGCTTAAACAATGACTTTTTCTAGTATGGCAAATGATATAATTTCTTTAGCAAAACCTAACGGTGATATTATAGAAAATATTAAAGCAAATGTTCAACCTAAAACCATTTTCATATTTGATGAAAAAATTCCCTTAGAGGAAGGTGATATAATTTATAGAAAATTACCGAATGGTTTAATTGAATCATACGTTGTTTTAGATAGAGGATATTATTCTCAATTTCATGGTATTCAGGGTCACTACCAAGCAAAGGTTCGAAAAGAAAACAGCATTAGCCAAGAAAAATATAACTCAATTACAAACATATATAATGCTACTGGAATAAATTCAAGAATTAATATCCAATCTCAAGATACCTCAAACAATAACTATAATTCTGAAGAAATATTTTCATTAATTTACCAAGTATTAGAGAATATTAAGGAAGTTGAAATTCAATCAAAAGCGAAGAAATTATTAGAAGAAATGAAATCGAAAAAAGGTACAGCTTCATATTTAGAATGCTATATACAGTTTATCTCATTACTATCTGACCATATTAGCTTAATTTCTGCATTTATTCCACCTCTTACGAAATTCATTGTACAATAAAAAAACGTCGTATAACAGCGACTAACCGCTTCACTTCGGGACTTACGCCCTCGTTCGGTCTACGACACATAGGCTTTTGTCACTCCTCTTGCTTACGCAAGCGTCGCGCCAATCCCTAACGTCCCGTTCGGGACTCAGGGCCAGCCTACGTCGGTTAGTCTAGTTCGTTAATTGCAATTAGTTGATCCTTAGAAAATAACGCGCAAATTTTTTTCATGAGGGTGTTGTCGATTCAAGCTTTGAAAGAGAACAATTTCAGCTGATTTCTCCACGTAAGTTCTGTTTCTAATTTACGCTTTTAAGATTTAAGAGAAAAATTTGCGCTCGCTTTTGTTGACCTTTCGACATAAATCTTTTATTATACTAACTAACTGCAATTAACATACGCTAACCACTGCGCTTCGGCACTTTCGCCCTCGCTTGGCCTTCGGCACATTATCCTCCGGCACACTTCTTGCCTCTTGACGCAAGAAGATGCGCCGACGCTAACGCCCCCTAGGGGCTCAGCTACGGACAACGTTGGTTAGCTTGTTCGTTATACGCAATAATTTCAAAAAAATATTATGATTAAAAAATTTAAATTACTCGCTTTACCAATTTTTCTTTTATTTGCTTCGCCAATATTTCCAAATGATACTGAGAGAAAAAAATATCACTTCCTCATTTCCCCTTGGATTATTAACACTACTTTTGATAAACCATCAAGAGAAATTGAAAGTTCCGTTAATTTACAATTTCTATATGGATTTACTAATAATTTCTGCATTGGAGTAACTTATGGAATTGGAAAAAATAGTGAAAAAAATCTAGAATCTATCCCAACTAGTTCTTATTCTGCAACAAGATTATATCAATTTTCTACTTCAAAAAATTCTGAAACTTTTACTTTGAATTTACATTATTTTATTTGGAAATTCATTTATACTAGTTTCAACATTGGAATTGAAAAAGGATTTTCAGTCGAAAGAAATAATTTTGCAATCATTCGAGCTAACAATATTACCCCCCAACCATTTTCAATGAAAACAATCTTCGATGATAGAGTCTTCAGCTCTCTCGGAATTGGATTTAGGCATGAAGTAAGTAGCTCCATTTTGATTGCTTTCGAATATCAACGTGGATACATTGAAGCTGGTAAAATTAACCAACATTTTACTTACAATCCTGATTACTATGGTAGTAACTTACCTTATATGCTCGAAAATTATCTTTTTGATAACATTTTTAATGATAGATCACTAAGAAATTCCATTTATCAGCAATTTTATCTATCAGCGGGATTGGCACTTTGATTCTATTAAAGAAATTACTGCGTATAACAGCGACTTACCGCTTCGCTTCGGCACATGGCCTCGCTCGGCCTACGGCAAATCCTCCTCCTGGCATTCGCCTTGCGTCCGCAAGCTACATGCCAGTCCCTAACGTCCCGTTGGGACTCAGGGTCGGAGGACTTCGGTAAGTCTAGTTCGTTATGCGTAATTTCCCAAAATTAGCAAAAATGAACGATCTAAATTTTTCAACGTTAGCAACACTTATTTTCCATTTGCTTAGGTGGGCAGGTAACTGTTCCATAGGAGCAAAATACGCAACAGTCACCTTGCTTAGGTTTCATAAAAAAATTACATTTAATACATGTATAAAAATATTGACATGACTCGTTGGGCATCTCCTCTTCTTTCTGGTTGCCGCAATTGGGGCAGGTTAATATTGATGTAGTTATTATTTCTTTTTTGTTATCCATATTTATTCTCCCTTTATAATATTGGATATTTTATATCCAATATTATTCTCAATTACATTTTTAAAATCGTTTGGATCCACTTCACTTTTATCATATTTTATTTTAGCAAAGCCAGTTTTGTGATTTGATTCTACATCTAAAACACCCGATAACGACGATATCGCCTTGTTGACAGCTTCTTCACAACCGACACAAGTCATCCCTTTAATTTCTATCTTAACTAATGCAATATTTTCTCTCTCTACGATAATTGTGTCTTTTTTTGAAATCCGAAAGAAAATATTGGAATAATAAGGAAAAGCTAGTAACATCCCTGTAAGTAAGGTAACAATACCTAAAAAAGTTTTACTTTGTAAAAAAGACGGAGTTTTAGTATTATCCGTTTCACATTCACAAGCGATCACTTTTCGATTAAGAGATATGAGCTTTCTATACCAGGCAAACCCGAATAACAATGTAGTCAGGCTGATTAGATAAGGTCGGTAGGGTTCTAACCAACTGAAAGTAGAGGCAACTCCGGATATGCCCCCTAAAACACCTACGATTGGTGTTATGCAGCATAACGATGCAGAAATTGACGCAAGAATTCCAACAGTGATAAAGTTATTGTCGTTGAAATCTTTTTTATTCATGATGATTCTCCTAAAAATTTTCCTATACAATATATATGACAACCCTCTAGTATACTCCAAGGTTACTGTTTTTTTTAAAAAAAAGGAAATTTATGCTTATTGGAGAATTTGCAGAAAAAAGTAAATTAACTAGAGAAACAATTAGATTTTATGAAAAAGAAGGTCTTTTAGAAGGAGTAAGAAAAGAAAATAATTATCGTTACTATTCAAAAAAAGATATTGAAATAGTTCAATTTATTAGCTCTTTAAAAAATTTAGGATTTACTCTACCAGAAATTAGAAGTATTTTGTTAGTGTATAGTTCTGAGTTAAAATGTAAAGATATGCAAATGATACTCGAAAAAAATTTAAGAAAAGTAGAAGAAAAGCTTCGTTCACTTATAAATATAAAGAATAATCTTAGCAAATCAATAAAAGGATGTGAAGAGAATCCTAATAAAAAATCTTGTAATGTTTTTACCAAATTTAAGTTTTAATATGGGAAACTACGCATAACAGCGACTTACCGCTTCGCTTCGGCACTAGGCCTCGCTCGGCCTGCGGCAAATCCTCCTTCTGGCATTCGCCTTGCTTGCGCAAGCTACATGCCAGTCCCTAACGTCCCGTTACCGGGACTCAGGGTCGGAGGACTTCGGTAAGTCTAGTTCGTTATACGAAATTTTCGGGAGTCTTTATTTTATTCAAATGCGAGCGTCCGTGCTCGCCAAAAAAGGAAAAAAGTAGTTGTTACCATTTCGGTAACATGTTTCTATTGATTTGTGAGGGTGATTTCGAGAAAAATATTAAGAGATTTCTACTCTATTTCAAAATATTCTGACTCTAAAATCCCGATCGAAGTCTGGTTTAAAGACACTTCCAAGGCTAACTGGAAATCTCCTGCTGATATCAAAGAAAAATACAGAAATGCTAGTTTCCTTAAAGACAATAGAATCGTTTTCAATATACATGGGAACAAATACAGATTAATTGTGAAGGTTCATTACAATTTACAAACTGTTTTCATAA encodes the following:
- a CDS encoding YodC family protein encodes the protein MELKIGDIVQLNSGGPNMTVTGFLDKKSGGLVKKGITAGKLNKSETNTNDYAICQWFDNVGSFKEDIFLISTVELKQ
- the merTP gene encoding mercuric transport protein MerTP, whose translation is MNKKDFNDNNFITVGILASISASLCCITPIVGVLGGISGVASTFSWLEPYRPYLISLTTLLFGFAWYRKLISLNRKVIACECETDNTKTPSFLQSKTFLGIVTLLTGMLLAFPYYSNIFFRISKKDTIIVERENIALVKIEIKGMTCVGCEEAVNKAISSLSGVLDVESNHKTGFAKIKYDKSEVDPNDFKNVIENNIGYKISNIIKGE
- a CDS encoding MerR family transcriptional regulator; amino-acid sequence: MLIGEFAEKSKLTRETIRFYEKEGLLEGVRKENNYRYYSKKDIEIVQFISSLKNLGFTLPEIRSILLVYSSELKCKDMQMILEKNLRKVEEKLRSLINIKNNLSKSIKGCEENPNKKSCNVFTKFKF
- a CDS encoding GDCCVxC domain-containing (seleno)protein, with protein sequence MDNKKEIITTSILTCPNCGNQKEEEMPNESCQYFYTCIKCNFFMKPKQGDCCVFCSYGTVTCPPKQMENKCC
- a CDS encoding type II toxin-antitoxin system HigB family toxin codes for the protein MISRKILRDFYSISKYSDSKIPIEVWFKDTSKANWKSPADIKEKYRNASFLKDNRIVFNIHGNKYRLIVKVHYNLQTVFIRFIGTHEQYDKINAEVI